The sequence below is a genomic window from Euwallacea fornicatus isolate EFF26 chromosome 1, ASM4011564v1, whole genome shotgun sequence.
atttaaatgtgtcctaatggtcgcttgtggcgctccctagaagaaacaactaaatcgttaataaatttgaatttcgtatcctaaaacaccctcaaatatgaaatttcgtgaaattaactcaaagaaatcgaaagatattaaagaaaatgtgatttttttttcaactttaacaccctgtagccccataattatcaacttttggactgagggaagtttagttaaatcgacttattttcactcaaacaatctgcggtattattttggccacgtaattcgaggacaccctgtataaggatCAGTTGCGGACAAAGTCATACTGTTTTGCATCCATTTTTCCTAagaaatttacgaaaatacaTGGATTGAGAATAATCCAGAAATTTAAGCACTTGTCATGGGAAATAAAACACATGTTTTTAGTCTAAAAACATaggaatcaaattatttagttttttacgAGGCACTTAATTCTTCATCGCTTAACCTATATAAGGTAtgatgaatatattttaattacgtTTCATTCCAAGACAGCATTTGGATTATTTATCTCCTTGGACTTATATTGGCTCTCAAAATCTTCGGGTTTAATTCCTTTAAGCATTAGCTGGATCTCATCCAAAGTCTTACCTTTTGTTTCTGGTActccaaaataaacaaaaaatactgcTAAAAAACTAGATATTCCGAACAGGTAAAATGGAGCATGCATTccataattttcatataagCTAGTATATATCACTATGGAAATAATGGAAGCTATTACATAAATTACATCGGCTATAGTCATTCCTATAGCTTTTATAGTTGTCGGGAAGATTTCTGCCGTTACTACTATTGGAACTAAACCTAACCCTAACTTAAAGGTAGCTGCATAGATCATTATGCACACTGCCGGTATCCAGCTGATAACCGTGACATCATATTGCACATTCTTTAAGTGGAAATATACAGCTATAACAAGTAGTACTGCTCCCGTAAGTACTCCTGACAGGATTAGCAAAACTTTCCTGCCAAATTTATCTATAATGGCAGAGGCAACACTGGCAGATATTAGCAATATCACAGCAAATACTATGGCAGCAGTGGAGGTTTTCATGTAGACCGATCCTGCTTCATTCAAAATCACGTGCAAATTCATGAAAACTACGCTAATACCAACGAAGTGTTGAGCTCCATTGAGTATCAACATTATCAACAATGCACGTCTGTTACTTTTTATCAACACTAGGTCTTGTGGTCTTCCTTTATCGGTCTTTTGCCTCTCTACagctttttcaatttcaagtaTCTCCCGATCAATGTTAGAATCAGCTCCTCTTAATCTGACCAAAGACTTCTTGGCATCTGCATTTTTGTTGGTGTAAACGAGATAGTAAGGAGACTCTGGCATCAATGGGAAAAATATGACTTGTACTAGAGTGAGGACTATTCCAATAATAGGAACGTATATGAAAGGAGTGAGAGATCCTACAGTGTAAACGAGCAGCATGCCCACTAACATCATGAGGTAGATCATTGCAGATAGAAATCCTCTAAACCGGTGATCAGCAATTTCCGCTATATACATAGGGGCGGCCACAAAGCACATATCGCCAGCCATTCCGGAGAAAAATCTTGCTACGAAGATGACAGCCAAACTTTTCCCAACCAAGATCATGATCCAACATATGCATCCTACCGCTGCTGATATGATCATGCACTTTTTTCTTCCTAAATAATTTACTCCTAATATGGTGAAGGGCAATCCTGCTGACGCTCCAAATAAGACTATAGTCTCCATCCATTCGCAATCTTTGTCGGTTACTTCAATGTGGGTTTGATTGCTTTTGAAGTAGGGAATCATGGGAGAAGTCCAGCCGTAAGTCATGCCATCAGATACCGCCATTAGGGTGcctgaaaaaattacaaaaatgaagaaaattcacTATTGAAATATGTGTAAGACGCCTGAAGaagtaaaacaatttattgaaataataagaacaattaaagaagaaaaaaaggatttcCTCATACATCTTTTAGTAATTAAATTCATGAAAccccctatatatttttaacataaaaaatgtccaaattcgattcttataaatttaatacacaTATATGAGAGATACACTGTTATAAGAAGTTGATTATCGTTTGCTACATTTAATCATTGAGGTGATTGAttatataataacaaaaattcttaCCAGATAATATGGATTtagattgaaaatttctattgaATGCATGTACGCAAGTGGGTTTTATATCTCCCTTTGTATACTTTGATAAGAGGATTTAAAGTGACACGAAGGAATTCCCATTAAATTAGTGAAAACATATGTTTGTCAAAGTGATTTGGACGCTATGCTATCCCTAGGTAATAGTACACTTTAATGCtagaaatattggaaattcagttttagggattttcatttaaatacacattcaaaatcagaaaaataaatatcaatcGCTTTGTGTGGGAGAGCATCTTGGATCCAACGaaataaaatagcaattttgcTTAATGTACTTCGTCTTTTAAAACACACGGACACAATTCAtttgagttaaattttcaagaaattagtCCGCTGATTCTTGAGATATGGACCTCCTTAATCACCttcaaaatatctgaaaatttaattactttaagaTACtgttttttgcagttttccGGTCTAATCGAGTGACACGGATCGCTGTTGAACatgcaattgtttttttctgtattcgaaaaataaagaaaataagcatctttgaaaaaataatgttattttattagggAAAACTATTTGATAATGACGCTGATTTATcagtaattttcgaaataatatgATATGAATAACTCGCTTTCTACTCTTAGAATTGTTCTTGAAAGATTTATTCATTaggttatttaaattattgatacTAATTTACAAGATTATGGACGAAAATATAAGaacatctttaaaattgaatggatattatacaaaaataataaaaacgtttattttgtATGGCAAATCAAAACCTTTTGGAGTCATGATGTGCTGTAatcatacaaaaatttacaattttgccaatgcttatttaaaaatattcgttcGTCGACCTTGAGCGATAAATTATCTCAGTTAGTAGTTTAACGCACGTGTGATTTTAATACCATGAATTCAAATAatgttgtaaattttaattcactaagaacaattattaatttaaataggaaCCATTGTATGTCTCATAAATTAGAATGTGTGTACTTTCGATTCAATCACTAATCAGTCATACCTTTTGTATATTTAGAAACACAGTTATTAGCAGAGAAAATATAAGAATCAGTAAATGACGACTGCTTGAAAATACCAAATTACATAACTGTTTTTGTTTGTATGCAAGTCTTACCTAGAAGGACTTCAAGTATTCCTAAATGTTGTAGATCCGTCATGTTAAAATAACTATATGTTGACTAAGtaagtattattttaataaaaaagcattttcatCGACGAATCGCGACACTTAATAAAAGTTTAGGTTAATCACATGGCAATGAGGAATGGTATGGTATAAACGGACGAGTACAATGAATGTAGTTCCCTCGATTTATCGAAAATTGGCGATGGTGGGAGCGCCAACATTCTACCTGTGTAAAAGGTAGAGGGTCTAACTTTCTATTGCCCGAAAGAAGAATGTTAGTAGGCACGAAAGCTGTTGACTAGAGACTAATGTTTCTGAGTACAATGTACAACAGTGAATAAACGATGTAGCTTCCTTCAGTACCTTCATACCAAATAATTAGTATGAAATACATATTGTATGTGGCAATGTATAATTTGCAGTGATTCCTAAGTCTCTTTCcttaaaagaattttgaattatttgtaatatcgaacaaaaaaatactggTTTAGGTAAGTTCAAGatatgaaaaacttaaaaatatagtgtGTAATTacaatgcaataatttcatcGATAATTGAATATAGGGCGTTACAAAAACACATGTGTCACAAACTAACTTAAAGaacgaaaaaaagtttacatTCAAATCTGTTACCTTTGTGTTTTAGagtattatatataaaaatatctataggatcattttttaattccagtTCACGTTTAAGTTTCTAAAACTTAGTTTTTTAAGCGATATACCCTGTACTTTTTGCCAGTTTAGATAGGCTGTATTTGagtttcattaattaattctttttccaAACGGATCTCCctgtaatataaataaaaattcaacaaattgcGTATATACATACCGAGCAATGTGGCTAGAACCTGCGGTAACAGTTggctaaaaacatttttctcttgcatctttttcttcttcacaATAccaaaaaagcacaaaatcaTCAATCATTCATTTTAACTGAAGCGTTGGGAAAGAAATACCACCATGTTCAACCAACATATccactaaaaatattataacaaTAGACTAAGTTTGTTTAATATGTTATGATATTTCTATGTATGCTGagatttaataacaattgaaTTCTGTTACAAGGCGATGATtgtattttaacattaatttataaaatagagATCAGGCGCAAGACATAAGTAACTCAATGCTCTATAGAAACTGGAATATTCCATatggttttataaattagAATGAGACCAAAATATCCAGATGCAACTCCTGGAACTTCTACGCATAACACTGCCTGTTATGTAGGATCTATTTTGGAGCACAGTGGGATCAATAGTTGTTGAAAATGAGCCCTAAATCCAGTGTGTTGAGAGTAAGGAGAGAACAGGCAGGACACATCACAACTTTCATGATTGGattacaaaattacaaaaaagctTCCAACggattttaacacattttagCAGTAAATTGCGGGcacaaagaaagaaaaaactaaatttctgCTTTTCCGAATTGGCCAAGTAGTGTCTGGGAATGTACTTGCAATCGTTCTGTATtccatagaaaattttctatgaaaaactGAAGGTTGAATGACCTACTTACAGAAATGATTCCATTATAATCAATTTCAGCAAACATAAAGTTTTTATATGCGAAATTGCCTCTCATTTCAGggaaataaaactgaaaaaatcttACCCCCCCACACCTTTATCTCTCAATTGTTCATAccattctaaaaatattattaaaattatttaggtAGGCAGGGGTGTGGCACAATTAGAAAAATCTGTCTCAGCAGATCGAAAATAAGCTCTTCGTCTATAAAAACCTGTTATTGTTTGAACAAAAtatcattgaaatttattttatcagaGGCATGTAAACTCAGGCTATCATTTGCTTTGGTTTCAAACCGTATAATATTGCTTACATATCAAACTTCACATTACAATTGTTTCTAGAttctgtaaataataaaaatgcaaatagcCATTATATGTAGCAGGTATTGAACttgcaaaggaaaaaatggaagaatTCTGTTTAGGTGGCAGTAGATGCTTATTTCCCGTAAGGCTCTAAATGCCAGTATACTTCAtctacataattttattggcGTTTATATCCAGAATATTATTCAGAttaatcatttaattaataacccAACCAATAGTGTTTTGCTACGTATATTCGAGCTAATAAACGCAATGCAATGCAATTAGATTTACAAATTAATCTTGATTGTTTCTGAGTGATATTTTCAAGAACATTGTATATTTCGTTGTTTATCTTGGCATCCACAAGTTTATCGGTATTAATTGGTCTAAgcgatttttatattattagttTATGAAATTAATAGTTGAGATA
It includes:
- the LOC136341560 gene encoding facilitated trehalose transporter Tret1-like isoform X1, translating into MILCFFGIVKKKKMQEKNVFSQLLPQVLATLLGTLMAVSDGMTYGWTSPMIPYFKSNQTHIEVTDKDCEWMETIVLFGASAGLPFTILGVNYLGRKKCMIISAAVGCICWIMILVGKSLAVIFVARFFSGMAGDMCFVAAPMYIAEIADHRFRGFLSAMIYLMMLVGMLLVYTVGSLTPFIYVPIIGIVLTLVQVIFFPLMPESPYYLVYTNKNADAKKSLVRLRGADSNIDREILEIEKAVERQKTDKGRPQDLVLIKSNRRALLIMLILNGAQHFVGISVVFMNLHVILNEAGSVYMKTSTAAIVFAVILLISASVASAIIDKFGRKVLLILSGVLTGAVLLVIAVYFHLKNVQYDVTVISWIPAVCIMIYAATFKLGLGLVPIVVTAEIFPTTIKAIGMTIADVIYVIASIISIVIYTSLYENYGMHAPFYLFGISSFLAVFFVYFGVPETKGKTLDEIQLMLKGIKPEDFESQYKSKEINNPNAVLE
- the LOC136341560 gene encoding facilitated trehalose transporter Tret1-like isoform X2 — encoded protein: MTDLQHLGILEVLLGTLMAVSDGMTYGWTSPMIPYFKSNQTHIEVTDKDCEWMETIVLFGASAGLPFTILGVNYLGRKKCMIISAAVGCICWIMILVGKSLAVIFVARFFSGMAGDMCFVAAPMYIAEIADHRFRGFLSAMIYLMMLVGMLLVYTVGSLTPFIYVPIIGIVLTLVQVIFFPLMPESPYYLVYTNKNADAKKSLVRLRGADSNIDREILEIEKAVERQKTDKGRPQDLVLIKSNRRALLIMLILNGAQHFVGISVVFMNLHVILNEAGSVYMKTSTAAIVFAVILLISASVASAIIDKFGRKVLLILSGVLTGAVLLVIAVYFHLKNVQYDVTVISWIPAVCIMIYAATFKLGLGLVPIVVTAEIFPTTIKAIGMTIADVIYVIASIISIVIYTSLYENYGMHAPFYLFGISSFLAVFFVYFGVPETKGKTLDEIQLMLKGIKPEDFESQYKSKEINNPNAVLE